The Macrobrachium rosenbergii isolate ZJJX-2024 chromosome 8, ASM4041242v1, whole genome shotgun sequence genome includes a region encoding these proteins:
- the LOC136840698 gene encoding transmembrane protein 248-like, translating into MCLTSSSKPPMAVFLVSILGFVLALLFVLIYLQSHRSEILNPDIKDWNTFYSTLSDLELCLRNTSETPKPSRVSRETPPPQTVNTTEEANITLSIYADVQVGFHGKHIENQVLHGFIDARYLGFKGDPSSLEMTIELTKSIAKNWTACVTLSGPAHLLPDSPHKPPPCTASKNSQTLDVVIAQPWVVSEWCTGGVSGSLTVAPQHELNVYLPEGDVTLIQVHILYTTSLLCVMMMGLLFYYIFGRRCMIRPKTTQIPDKIPLHP; encoded by the exons ATGTGTTTGACTTCCAGCAGTAAGCCGCCTATGGCCGTTTTCTTGGTCTCCATTTTAGGCTTTGTGCTGGCATTactatttgttttaatatatcttCAGAGCCATAGATCAGAGATATTAAATCCAGATATAAAG GACTGGAATACCTTCTATTCAACCTTATCTGATTTGGAATTGTGTCTCCGTAACACGTCAGAAACACCAAAGCCTTCAAGAGTTTCCCGTGAAACTCCTCCCCCACAAACAGTGAACACTACTGAAGAAGCTAACATTACCCTCAGTATTTATGCAGATGTACAAGTGGGATTTCATGGGAAACACATAGAAAATCAAGTCCTCCATGGTTTTATAGATGCACGATACTTGGGCTTTAAAG GTGACCCCAGTTCTTTGGAAATGACAATTGAACTAACCAAGAGTATAGCTAAGAATTGGACTGCTTGTGTGACCCTGTCAGGCCCAGCTCACCTTCTTCCAGATTCTCCTCATAAACCTCCACCATGTACGGCttcaaag AATTCTCAGACACTGGATGTTGTAATAGCTCAGCCGTGGGTGGTTAGTGAATGGTGCACAGGAGGAGTTTCCGGTAGCCTCACTGTGGCTCCTCAACATGAGTTGAATGTTTATTTGCCAGAG GGAGATGTGACACTCATCCAGGTACACATACTTTATACAACAAGCCTCCTGTGTGTTATGATGATGGGACTCTTGTTTTACTACATATTTGGCAGAAGATGTATGATCAGACCTAAAACAACTCAGATACCGGATAAG ATACCTCTCCATCCATAG